In one window of Polaromonas naphthalenivorans CJ2 DNA:
- the rraA gene encoding ribonuclease E activity regulator RraA — protein MTQNASPSFATCDLCDIHKNDSSGQFRVLPPVFKDFGGILKFSGPVVTVKCFEDNSLVKAAVDSPGEGRVLVVDGGASLRRALLGGNLGAAAAKNGWAGVVIDGCVRDVAELAQCSTGIRALAAMPLPTEKRQEGQQGLAVQVQGVWVHPGDWLYADEDGMVLMASPLTA, from the coding sequence ATGACCCAGAACGCTTCCCCGTCATTCGCTACCTGTGATCTTTGTGACATCCATAAAAACGACAGTTCGGGCCAGTTCCGCGTGCTGCCGCCGGTTTTCAAGGACTTTGGCGGCATCCTTAAATTCAGCGGCCCCGTGGTGACTGTCAAATGCTTCGAGGACAACTCGCTGGTCAAGGCGGCGGTGGATTCGCCCGGCGAGGGCCGCGTGCTGGTCGTCGATGGCGGGGCGTCATTGCGCCGTGCCTTACTCGGTGGCAACCTGGGCGCCGCGGCGGCCAAAAACGGCTGGGCGGGCGTCGTGATTGACGGCTGCGTCCGCGATGTCGCCGAACTGGCGCAGTGCAGTACCGGCATTCGGGCGCTGGCTGCCATGCCATTGCCGACTGAAAAACGCCAGGAAGGCCAGCAGGGCCTCGCCGTTCAGGTCCAGGGCGTGTGGGTCCATCCGGGGGACTGGCTTTATGCCGATGAGGACGGCATGGTGCTGATGGCATCTCCGCTCACCGCCTGA
- a CDS encoding cell division protein ZapA: MKQLEVQIMGQNYMLGCPENSEIRLLEAVHTVDSAMCKIRDAGKVKARDRIAVLAALNLAYQLLEPAPAPAPAPEQAPDAPDAASEASQAQLKALLERLDTALASPNPAH; the protein is encoded by the coding sequence ATGAAACAGCTGGAAGTACAGATCATGGGGCAGAACTACATGCTGGGCTGCCCTGAAAACAGCGAAATCCGCCTGCTTGAAGCCGTTCATACGGTTGACTCGGCCATGTGCAAGATCCGCGACGCCGGAAAAGTCAAGGCGCGCGACCGCATCGCCGTGCTGGCCGCGCTCAATCTGGCCTACCAGTTGCTGGAGCCAGCGCCTGCGCCTGCCCCAGCGCCTGAACAGGCCCCCGACGCGCCAGATGCAGCCAGCGAAGCATCGCAGGCCCAGCTCAAAGCCTTGCTTGAAAGGCTCGACACGGCGCTGGCCAGCCCGAACCCCGCGCATTGA
- a CDS encoding SWIB/MDM2 domain-containing protein — translation MATAKKAPAKKAAPETTVAAKKVAPAKTAAAKKAAPATAKPAAKTAAVPAKKRTPNPAFMKALTLSPELSAVVGDQPLPRTEIVSKLWVYIKANNLQDQANKRMINADKKLLAVFGKPQVSMFEMAGLIGKHVS, via the coding sequence ATGGCAACTGCAAAAAAAGCGCCTGCAAAAAAAGCTGCTCCGGAAACAACTGTCGCCGCTAAAAAAGTGGCTCCCGCCAAAACGGCGGCAGCTAAAAAAGCAGCCCCCGCTACGGCAAAACCGGCAGCAAAAACAGCGGCAGTTCCGGCCAAAAAACGCACCCCGAATCCAGCCTTCATGAAAGCGCTGACCCTGAGCCCCGAGTTGTCTGCCGTCGTGGGCGACCAGCCTTTGCCACGCACTGAAATCGTCAGCAAGCTGTGGGTTTACATCAAGGCCAACAACCTGCAGGACCAAGCCAACAAGCGCATGATCAATGCCGACAAAAAACTGCTGGCCGTATTCGGCAAGCCGCAGGTGTCGATGTTTGAGATGGCCGGCCTGATCGGCAAGCACGTTAGCTAA
- a CDS encoding TonB-dependent receptor domain-containing protein: MKTCISNLRLAMLPLALATAFPSAAQTHPAPQLKETVVTATRSAQPLSDVVADVTIIDRERIERSGAAGLADVLKRVPGIEISRNGGPGATTSVFLRGAESRFTAVYIDGVRVDSQATGGAAWETIPLALIDRIEVLRGPAGAVYGSDALGGVIQIFTKRGEQGFAPFVGVGVGSHNTRKLDAGFSGASGGFDYALGVAREISHGFDSQPQRLSNSATPLSNPDQDGYRSTSANARLGFKINRAHSLDATLLYSDMKSHYDAFGYSPARPVDDLSLHKLHALGLNWQAQWTDAYSTRLSMTESEDRYETTPSPYQTTTRLRGYTLQNEFRLGAHLFTAALERKEDHLKNAPIDQGRSQNAVALGYGFTEKSHTVQLNVRHDKDSEFGGKTTGSAAYAYAFTPEWRASASAGTAFRAPTLYQRFSEYGVATLVPESSRNLELGLRWSQGASSAGLVAYRNKVDNLISFVGAGTCASPFGCYANTARAEYSGATLTASHAVGGVNLAASLDLQNPRDLNTGKQLARRARQHGLLSADMRVGSWLLGAEAQFSGKRFDDAANTRVLSGYSLLNLNASTPLAKDWTLLARVDNLADKQYELARSYATAGRSFYVGVKWAPL, translated from the coding sequence ATGAAAACCTGTATTTCCAACCTGCGCCTGGCCATGCTGCCACTGGCCCTGGCGACCGCATTTCCGTCTGCTGCACAAACACATCCTGCGCCGCAACTCAAAGAAACCGTCGTCACGGCCACCCGCAGCGCCCAGCCCCTGAGCGATGTGGTGGCCGATGTGACCATCATTGACCGCGAGCGCATCGAACGCAGCGGTGCCGCCGGCCTGGCCGATGTGCTCAAGCGCGTTCCCGGGATTGAAATTTCACGCAACGGCGGCCCCGGCGCCACCACCAGCGTGTTCCTGCGCGGCGCCGAGTCGCGTTTCACGGCGGTCTATATCGACGGCGTGCGGGTCGATTCGCAAGCCACCGGCGGCGCGGCGTGGGAAACCATTCCGCTGGCGCTGATTGACCGCATTGAGGTGCTGCGCGGTCCGGCCGGCGCGGTGTATGGCTCGGACGCCCTGGGCGGCGTCATCCAGATCTTCACCAAGCGCGGCGAACAAGGCTTTGCACCATTCGTCGGCGTGGGCGTGGGAAGCCACAACACCCGCAAGCTGGATGCCGGCTTCAGCGGCGCCAGCGGCGGCTTTGACTATGCGCTGGGCGTGGCGCGCGAAATCAGCCATGGATTTGACTCGCAGCCGCAGCGTTTGAGCAACTCCGCTACACCGCTCAGCAATCCCGATCAAGACGGCTACCGCAGTACATCGGCCAATGCCCGTCTGGGCTTCAAGATCAACCGTGCCCATAGCCTGGACGCCACGCTGCTGTACAGCGACATGAAATCCCACTACGACGCCTTCGGCTACAGTCCCGCCAGGCCGGTCGATGACCTCAGCCTGCACAAGCTGCATGCGCTGGGCTTGAACTGGCAGGCGCAGTGGACCGACGCCTACAGCACCCGGCTGAGCATGACCGAATCAGAGGACCGCTACGAAACCACGCCCTCGCCCTACCAGACGACCACCCGGCTGCGCGGCTACACGCTGCAAAACGAGTTCCGCCTGGGCGCGCACCTTTTCACCGCCGCCCTTGAACGCAAGGAAGACCATCTGAAGAATGCGCCCATCGACCAGGGCCGTTCGCAAAATGCCGTGGCGCTGGGTTATGGCTTCACTGAAAAGAGCCACACCGTCCAGCTCAATGTGCGGCATGACAAGGACAGCGAATTTGGCGGCAAGACCACCGGCAGCGCCGCCTATGCCTATGCCTTCACGCCCGAATGGCGCGCCTCGGCCTCGGCGGGAACGGCTTTCCGGGCGCCGACGCTGTACCAGCGCTTCAGCGAGTACGGCGTGGCGACGCTGGTGCCTGAGAGCAGCCGCAACCTGGAACTGGGCCTGCGCTGGTCGCAGGGCGCCAGCAGCGCCGGGCTGGTGGCTTACCGGAACAAGGTCGATAACCTTATTTCCTTTGTTGGCGCGGGCACCTGTGCCTCGCCATTCGGCTGCTACGCCAACACGGCGCGCGCCGAGTATTCTGGCGCCACGCTGACGGCCTCGCATGCCGTGGGCGGCGTGAACCTGGCGGCTTCGCTCGATCTGCAAAATCCGCGCGATCTGAATACCGGCAAGCAACTGGCGCGCCGCGCCAGGCAGCACGGCCTGCTTTCCGCCGACATGCGGGTGGGAAGCTGGCTGCTGGGCGCCGAAGCGCAGTTCTCGGGCAAGCGCTTTGACGATGCCGCCAACACCAGGGTGCTGAGCGGCTACAGCCTGCTGAACCTGAACGCCAGCACGCCGCTCGCCAAGGACTGGACCTTGCTGGCCCGGGTGGACAACCTGGCCGACAAGCAGTACGAACTGGCCCGCAGCTATGCGACGGCCGGGCGTTCGTTCTACGTCGGCGTGAAGTGGGCGCCCCTGTAA
- a CDS encoding sulfite exporter TauE/SafE family protein, which translates to MILEPLLIAELAVLGVGTGFLAGLLGIGGGMLMVPFITIILAHRGVSADLAVKMAIATSMATIIFTSLSSVRAHHRRGAVRWDIVKRLAPGIVMGSIIGSLGVFALLKGSYLAIFFGLFVSFSATQMFLDKKPKPTRQMPGTGGQLAAGGFIGFLSGLVGAGGGFISVPFMTWCNIPIHHAVATSAALGFPIAVANVLGYAISGQTVQNLPEGAFGYIWLPALLVIAICSVLTAPLGARAAHGIPVGKLKRVFASILYLLAAYMLYKGLSS; encoded by the coding sequence ATGATTCTCGAACCCCTGCTGATCGCTGAACTGGCCGTGCTCGGCGTGGGCACCGGTTTTCTGGCCGGCCTGCTGGGCATTGGCGGCGGCATGCTGATGGTGCCCTTCATCACGATCATCCTGGCCCATCGCGGCGTTTCCGCCGACCTGGCCGTGAAAATGGCCATTGCCACCTCGATGGCCACCATCATCTTTACCTCCCTGTCCAGCGTGCGGGCCCACCACCGGCGCGGCGCGGTGCGCTGGGACATCGTCAAGCGGCTGGCGCCTGGCATTGTCATGGGCAGCATCATCGGCAGCCTGGGCGTGTTCGCGCTGCTCAAAGGGTCTTACCTGGCCATTTTCTTTGGCCTGTTCGTGAGCTTTTCCGCAACCCAGATGTTCCTCGATAAAAAGCCCAAACCGACGCGCCAAATGCCCGGCACGGGCGGCCAACTGGCTGCCGGGGGCTTTATCGGCTTCCTGTCGGGACTGGTCGGCGCAGGCGGCGGCTTCATCAGCGTGCCCTTCATGACCTGGTGCAATATCCCGATCCACCATGCCGTCGCCACCTCTGCCGCGCTGGGTTTTCCGATTGCCGTGGCCAATGTGCTGGGCTACGCCATCAGCGGGCAAACCGTGCAGAACCTGCCTGAAGGCGCTTTTGGCTATATCTGGTTGCCGGCGCTGCTGGTGATTGCCATTTGCAGCGTCCTGACCGCCCCGCTGGGCGCCAGGGCCGCACACGGCATTCCGGTCGGCAAGCTCAAGCGGGTGTTCGCCAGCATCCTCTACCTGCTGGCGGCCTACATGCTCTACAAGGGGTTGAGCAGTTAA